A region from the Acyrthosiphon pisum isolate AL4f chromosome A1, pea_aphid_22Mar2018_4r6ur, whole genome shotgun sequence genome encodes:
- the LOC100165654 gene encoding dipeptidyl peptidase 9, producing MLPNDQGNCSPAINKKPTDGDNNALENGHQSITNPGAKKTWSEIRQTVCDFRHRLSTVSVMSISHVSFRRLQNGKTRVYFLSAPVNEFETLLYVDLPNQSVSGQLPWQPLIESNFPSVIMSGRYSREEQLLSERKRLTTFGITSYEINSESGRIVFPAASTLFQCNDNEYSTNSLYPTELRTNATGAKLSPQICPNNIDIIAYVCNFDIWVTHIATGSTKRLTYAHKGGRCLSDDPLAAGVPSYVMQEEFNRYHGYWWQPKQHKEDNIYRILYEEVDESEVKIFNFPSSNSAGSGEIEQYRFPRAGTANSKSNIKLVEFQLDGECQIVNIKNMELQYPLAHMFPWMEYLVRVGWTPNDDLIWLQVLDRRQQRLELMVLSIDNFIEHASSNIINSSHNSTFVPPQVIYSQTSNVWVNVHDLLYMFPITSSSEVTMIWATEDTGFRHLYLITSIITKVSHENGIQNVDPSENNMMMSKLALTSGNWEVCGKGLWVDLKYQIVYFMAVRESPLEKHLYAVSLKSPGNIKLLTKPGYSYEIDIDKNCEICVAVYSNIRKPPSCQVFRIEHNDMTVDGIYLQSVGFLVENSEVNSVLQSPTLVTHQISSGDVLFAMVFKPHNFVPGQKYPTILHVYGGPEVQLVTNTFKGARHIRMHMLASQGYVVIAIDSRGSRHRGLIFESHLKGRLGTVELSDQIEVLQWLAEYLGYIDMNRLAIHGWSYGGYLSLMGLATYSNIFKLAIAGAPVTSWAMYDTGYTERYMDLPQYNSVGYMNGSVLSYVSRLPDEENRLLIIHGLIDENVHFSHTSLLINTLVKYGKPYQLQIYPNERHSLRSLDATKHYDATFLSFLQNYL from the exons ATGTTACCTAACGACcag GGCAACTGCAGTCctgcaattaataaaaaaccaacCGACGGTGATAATAATGCTTTAGAAAATGGTCATCAGTCAATAACTAACCCTGGAGCAAAAAAGACTTGGTCTGAAATTCGACAAACAGTGTGTGACTTTCGCCATCGTCTTTCTACTGTATCAGTGATGTCCATCTCGCATGTGTCATTTAGACGGTTACAAAATGGAAAAACACGGGTTTATTTTCTTAGTGCTCCTGTAAATGAATTTGAAACTCTTCTCTATGTTGATTTACCTAATCAAAGTGTTTCTGGTCAATTACCGTGGCAACCTTTGATTGAATCCAATTTCCCAAGTGTAATAATGAGCGGTCGATATTCACGAGAAGAACAACTATTATCCGAAAGAAAACGACTAACTACATTTGGAATTACCTCCTATGAAATCAATAGTGAATCTGGTAGAATTGTTTTCCCTGCTGCAAGTACATTATTCCAATGTAATGATAATGAATATTCA ACAAATTCATTATATCCAACTGAGTTAAGAACAAATGCTACTGGAGCTAAGCTTTCACCTCAAATTTGtccaaataatattgatattattgcatATGTTTGTAACTTTGATATTTGGGTAACTCATATAGCTAcag GTAGTACCAAAAGATTGACATATGCTCATAAAGGTGGACGGTGTTTATCAGATGATCCATTGGCTGCAGGTGTACCTTCCTATGTAATGCAAGAAGAATTTAATCGTTATCATGGTTATTGGTGGCAACCAAAACAACAtaaag AAGATAATATCTACAGGATTTTATATGAAGAAGTTGATGAAAGtgaagtaaaaatattcaattttccatCATCAAATTCAGCTGGTAGTGGTGAAATTGAACAATATAG ATTTCCTCGTGCTGGTACTGCTAATTCTAAGTCTAACATAAAACTAGTAGAATTCCAACTAGATGGAGAATgtcaaattgttaatataaaaaatatggaacTTCAATATCCATTGGCACATATGTTTCCTTGGATGGAGTACTTAGTAAGAGTTGGATGGACGCCTAATGATGACtt AATATGGCTCCAAGTTTTGGATCGAAGACAACAAAGACTTGAATTGATGGTTCTatcaattgataattttattgagCATGCTtcttctaatataataaattcttcaCACAATTCAACTTTTGTTCCACCTCAAGTTATATATTCACAGACTTCTAATGTCTGGGTCAat gttCATGATCTGTTATATATGTTCCCCATCACAAGTAGTAGTGAAGTAACCATGATTTGGGCTACAGAAGACACCGGATTTCggcatttatatttaattactagtATAATAACAAAGGTATCTCATGAAAATGGCATACAGAATGTAGACCCCAgtgaaa ataacatGATGATGTCCAAACTAGCATTGACCAGTGGAAATTGGGAAGTATGTGGTAAAGGACTTTGGGTTGATTTGAAGTATCAGATAGTATATTTTATGGCTGTTAGAGAGTCACCTTTGGAAAAACATTTATATGCAGTATCATTAAAAAGCCCAGGAAATATTAAACTGCTTACTAAACCAGGCTACTCTTATGAAATTGATATTGATaag AATTGCGAAATTTGTGTGGCTGTCTATAGTAATATAAGAAAACCTCCTTCTTGTCAAGTTTTTCGGATAGAacataatgatatgactgttgATGGAATATATTTACAGTCAGTTGGATTTTTAGTAGAAAACTCAG aAGTTAATAGTGTTCTTCAGAGCCCAACTTTAGTTACACACCAAATTAGTTCTGGAGATGTATTATTTGCTATGGTGTTCAAACCACATAATTTTGTACCCGGTCAAAAATATCCTACTATTCTCCATGTATATGGTGGACCTGAAGTACAACTCGTAACTAATACATTTaag ggTGCACGGCATATCAGAATGCATATGTTAGCATCTCAAGGCTATGTAGTCATCGCGATTGATTCTCGAGGCTCAAGACATAGAGGTTTAATTTTTGAAAGTCATCTAAAAGGAAGATTG GGCACTGTAGAACTTTCAGATCAAATTGAAGTTCTTCAATGGTTAGCTGAATACCTTGGATATATAGATATGAATCGGTTGGCAATTCATGGATGGTCGTATGGGGGGTATCTGAGTCTTATGGGGCTTGCtacttattcaaatatttttaaa TTAGCTATTGCTGGGGCCCCTGTAACATCGTGGGCAATGTATGATACTGGGTATACAGAAAGATACATGGATTTACCTCAATACAATTCTGTTGGCTATATGAATGGTTCTGTCTTAAGTTATGTCAGTCGTTTACCGGATGA GGAGAACAGATTACTAATTATACATGGACTAATTGATGAAAATGTTCACTTCTCTCATACCAGTCTACTAATCAATACACTTGTAAAATATGGAAAACCTTATCAACTTCAA atctaCCCAAATGAAAGACATAGCTTAAGAAGTTTGGATGCTACAAAACATTATGATgctacatttttatcatttttacaaaactatttataa